The DNA sequence TTCCTCATGAGTTTATGGTTTCAGTTGCTAGTTTGAAGTCTCCTATAATAGAGAACAGTGTTTCTTTAGTGAATGTTCGTCCCATTTATGGTAAAAAGGACGTTTCAGTCCAAAGCACTGACTCCACTCACACATGTGGCTGCAAACTATCTAAGGCGTCGTTCTCCAGCTGTGGACTCACCGGTGACGACGGCAGTTTTCCCATGAAGCTTTGCTGCACTTTTACACCTGGGCAGCTTGAAAACAGTCAGACGCAGAAGGAAAATCCCTCCGACTGCCAGAGctccacacagcagcagtagcagcatgatggaaacagaggaagagaatcAGGACTGCGAGCTGCTCAGCTGTTCTCTGTTGTGTAACAGTTGGACGGTATCAGCTGATCCACGCCCTCCGGCTCCGAGCCAACGCTGCTCCCTggagaaataaactgcagcGAGTTTTATTATCAGCcctgagcagacagacaggacgCTGGTGGACGCTGGGTCAAAGGTGGACAGAGCTGCAGGTAAGTTTATGTCCCGCCCATTAAATTTCTAGTAATCCAACAGttgatttctgtctctttgtggttgttttgtgtctctttgtggttgttttatgtctctttgtggttgttttgtgtctctttttggttgttttgtgtgactttgtggttgttttgtgtctctttgtggtcgttttgtgtctctttgtagttgttttgtgtgtctttgtggctgttttttgtgtgtatgtttttatatttatgataTTAAATTTTGTTGAACTATAACTCCAAAgtagaaaatgtacaaaatcctcaaacatgcagttgttgtgtaaatgttcttgtcctgagaccaaatgtaaaaaaaaataagagaaaagaataaactatcaaaggctctattggctcagcttacacatcaatggtaaaatatttattccatgttttatagtttgctaaccctactttATCCAATTTCATTTTCCTAGCTTGCTGGTACCAAGTCCTGCTTAGTTTCCTGTCTGGTAAAAATAATCTCCTTTCCTAAGATTAAGTCTGTCCAGTTTGTGTCGTTGCTAGTGTTCTTTGTAATTCTGTCGGTTCATGTGTCGTTTATCCTCCATCCTGTAGTTGTTTCCCCTTTACCatttacttcctgtttaatttattgtaaGTAAATTCATTATTGTTCAGTATTCCATtctattttgtccttttgtctcaCTTTATGGTCGTTCTGAATTGTtgtttggccattttgtgtctctttgaggtcgttttgcatctcttagCTTTAGCATTCCCTAAAATCGCTCAACTACGAGCAGAGTTCATCAAATATTGTCTTCTTGCACtgccagcatctgaggaactcaATATCCCACGGATTTTTGTTATTGGCGGCATTGTTTGTCAATAATGTCAATAAGAAAATCTTAAGTGTTGGCATGTTGTGCAACTACtttggctaacgttagcattgATCTgcccacaggtcagagctctgtcGAAACTTTAAACCAGCAAACAGGGACTGGGTGGGTTACTGTGTTGGTTATTTGTGGGATATTTGAGACTTCcagaaattttccaaaatggacacaaaatgtgATCTTTAATGAAACCTTTCTCACAGAAGCCTTTGAAAAACCTTTTGAGTGTCCTAATGATgcactcagctgcaacaaaataACAGACGGGTGGTTGgaagatatttttatttgtaacaaAACAGTAGCCCTTCCAAACTTCTACTTTTTCCATATAGTTGTAGCTTATAAACTTGCAGTGATTCTGAGAACTGTGTTTGGTTGATACTGATGTTAGTTTGGGTTTGTGAGACTCTTGATTCACATGGAAACAACCTGTAGAAGCCAGCATTAAtactatttttaactttttaaggGTTAATGCATTCAAAGACGCCCAAACTTTTCTGTTCAGGCCCTGTTGGCAGAGATTAAAACCAAAGCTGTGGCTCCAGGTTTTAGGACAGACCACAGAACGTCTGGCTGAGTTCCCACAGCTTCCTGGAGGTGGCGTCATCCCTGGCTTTCGGCTCGATGCTGATCAGCGGGGCACACTGGGTGAAGTAGTGTCCGCTGAGGTGTTCGATGCCTGACTCCAGGGCACAGTGGAGGCTGGTCTGAGCTCCAGAATCGGCATCCACAAAGAAGAGGAAGACCAGGGGCTTGATGAGGAGCGTCCACCAAAAGCTAGAGTGTCTAAATATCTCCGTCGTTATGGCTCCTGGAcagaaaagaggaaatgtttaacTGACAGAATGTGTAGTTTACAGGCAGGAAGGCagctctttgtggtggttttgtgtttcttgctggtcagttttgccattttcaccAGCCTCTATACCCCTTGTGATGCCAGTGTCTCCCACCACTACCCACCATGTCAATCTTCAGGTTCAACTTCTGCATACAAGATGCTAGTTTCACGTGCCTCCATCCCCCTACATCAGCAATCTTGTGGTCAAACTTCTGGCACCGGGATGCCAGTTTCTGTTAGCTCTTTCCCATCTCTTTATCAATATCCTGTTATTTGACAAGTAGGCAGCGGGGGCTCTAGTGGTAAGGGCTTTGGGCTGCTGATCATTTTGTTGTGCAGttgaatgaaatttaaatctttttctattttccCCCTATTTATGGCAAAGGggtgtcattttttctcatcttcctcatcttcaTACCCTACTTCAAGAGCTGTCTGCTTCTAGTTTTGGCACCAGGAAGCCAGTTCGCCTCACCTCTATCCACACAGTAACAACCTTCTCATCCTACTTCTGGTACCGAGATGCCAGTTTCCCTAACTTCTATATCATTTGTCAACAATCTTCTGCTTACATTTCTGGTACCAGGATGCTAGGTTCTCTTACCTCTACCACCATACTTCATCATTCTTATCTTATTTATGGCACAAGGATGCCCTTTACTCTCACCTTCAATCTCAACATCAATAATTGTCTGCTTCTGGTTCTGGCACCTGGATGCCAGTTTCTTTCACCTTCATACCCAACTTCAACAGCTGTCTTCTTCTAGTTCTGGCACCAGGATGCCAGTTCGTCTCACCTCTATCCCCACACTAACAGCCTTCTGATCTTACTTCTGGCACCAAGATGCCAGTTTCCTTAACTTTTATATCATTTGTCAGCAATCTTCTGTTTACATTTCTGGTACCGGGATGCTAGGTTCTATTACCTCTACCACCACACTTCATCAATTGTGTCTCTTTACTCTCACCTTGATACCCCACTTCAATAGCTATCTGGTTCTGGCACCTAGATGTCAAGTCATCTCACCTCAATCCCCCACACTGACAATCACCTACTTTTATTTCTGGTACTGGGATGCCAGGACCACTTGCCTCTATAACCACACTTCATTAATCTTCTGATATCTGGCACCAGGATAACAGTTTCTTTCACTTTCATATCCAACTTCTAGTTCAGGCACCAGGATCCCAGTTCGTCTCACCTCTACCCCTCACATAAACAATGTTCTGTTATCATTCTGGCAGCGGGAtgccatttttcagttttttgggtGGTAAGGTAGTGGAACTGGAATGATGTCCCCTTCCTGTACCACAACCAAATCTGAACTTCgctagcttctttctatgaccTTACCAAATTTGATCCATTTTACTACCCTAATGTGTTGTTTTGCCCCTACTTcaggttgttttgtctcttcgACTTAGTTTTATGACTCTTTGTGATTatgttgcatctctttgagATTGTCTGTGCCtctgaaatgcttttgtttcaatttgtggttgttttttggctctttttttgctattttgcttctcttaaaggtttttattttgtccctttgtggttatttttagccttttggtctttgtggtcattttgcatcattttaaggTCAGTTGTCAAATTGTTAGACAACTAATAAGTACATGTTGTGTTTCATATCTTGGGATTTTCCCTGCATTGACTTTCAAAGCAAAGATGGATGTAgatgatgaaagctacatgcaAACATCAGACCATTCAGTCGTCACTAACCAGGATGGAGGCTGTAACAGGTGACGTCGGAGCCCTGCAGCCTCTTGGCGAGTTCGTAGGTGAAAAGGATGTTGCACAGTTTGCTGTTGCAGTACTTCTGGTAGAGCTGGAAGTAGCTGGAACCCAAACTCGAATCTTTGTGAGTCGTGAGGCAGTTAAAATCCACTTTCCCCTGCTTGTGAGCTCCGGAGGAGACGTTCACCACCCGGCTCGGCCCGCTGGCCTTCAGCCGGTCCAACAGCAGCACCGTCAACAGGAAGTGACCCAGGTGGTTGACGCCGAAGATCATCCCGAAGCCGTCCTCCGTCTTTCCATCACTTATTAGACCTGAAAGCACCGGGAAATGAAAACTCCAGCTAGAACACAAATTGTTTAACACATAGAGTCCCCCAGAGAAGATAcacatgtaaatgaatgaattcatAAACTGACCGGCGTTGTTGATGAGCAGATCCAACCTGGACTCGGACTTCAGGAAGTTATCGGCGAAGGAACGAACCGACTGCAGACTGGCCAGATCCAGTTGCATAAAGATCACCTGCTGGTTTCCTGTTTCCTGATCAgtgttttcaaataaaacacatatcAGTTTCATCTGTGTCCAACTTTAAGgagtaaaaacagcaaattccACGTCTGGGGTTAATATCACTTTATGCTAACAGAAAAGATGGAAATGTAAGAGGACCCAGCCCTGAGGAACACCAGGAAGTCCTGTTTCTTCACTGCTGCTGTCTCAGGTCAGAAACTCTGCTAGTCTTTACCTGGATGATTTCCTGGACAGCAGCTTCAGCTCTCCGTCTGTCCCGGCAGGCCAGGATCACCTTGGCCCCCCTCCTGGCCAGGTCCATGGCCGTGGTCTTACCGATGCCGGTGTTTGCTCCTG is a window from the Amphiprion ocellaris isolate individual 3 ecotype Okinawa chromosome 20, ASM2253959v1, whole genome shotgun sequence genome containing:
- the LOC111579615 gene encoding dehydrogenase/reductase SDR family member 13-like isoform X2, whose amino-acid sequence is MLLLLCGALAVGGYFLLHMTVLKLPRCQSAAKLHGKTAVVTGANTGIGKTTAMDLARRGAKVILACRDRRRAEAAVQEIIQETGNQQVIFMQLDLASLQSVRSFADNFLKSESRLDLLINNAGLISDGKTEDGFGMIFGVNHLGHFLLTVLLLDRLKASGPSRVVNVSSGAHKQGKVDFNCLTTHKDSSLGSSYFQLYQKYCNSKLCNILFTYELAKRLQGSDVTCYSLHPGFIKTEIARYYSLWFQLLFAPLVWLLAADADSGAQTSLHCALEPGIEHLSGHYFTQCAPLTTIDPKARDDATSRKLWELSQTFCGLS
- the LOC111579615 gene encoding dehydrogenase/reductase SDR family member 13-like isoform X4; translation: MLLLLCGALAVGGYFLLHMTVLKLPRCQSAAKLHGKTAVVTGANTGIGKTTAMDLARRGAKVILACRDRRRAEAAVQEIIQETGNQQVIFMQLDLASLQSVRSFADNFLKSESRLDLLINNAGLISDGKTEDGFGMIFGVNHLGHFLLTVLLLDRLKASGPSRVVNVSSGAHKQGKVDFNCLTTHKDSSLGSSYFQLYQKYCNSKLCNILFTYELAKRLQGSDVTCYSLHPAADADSGAQTSLHCALEPGIEHLSGHYFTQCAPLTTIDPKARDDATSRKLWELSQTFCGLS